The following is a genomic window from Rutidosis leptorrhynchoides isolate AG116_Rl617_1_P2 chromosome 8, CSIRO_AGI_Rlap_v1, whole genome shotgun sequence.
ATATTGGGTCATAAGTCATATAATCATCCATTAAGCCCATCAGAAATTTGATATATACTGGGTCAGGTTACTTATAAGCCCATACTATTTTGTTAAAGATAATCGCATTAATTTCGTCCAAACATTTATtttgtacatttttttttttaataacttaaCAGAAAAACGGAGAACTTTAATGCAAAATGAAAACCCCCAAGGGTAAACGAGCTCAGTCGAGCTCGAACTCGACTAAGTTCGAGATTGACTCGTTTAAATTTTATAGAGCTCGAGCTCGACTCGATTCGAGCATGATATTTTAAGCTCGAGCTCGACTCGTTTGATATTTTGCAAGCTCGAGCTTGGCTCGAACTCGACTCATTAAGTACATAATCTTTTTAATCTTCATactatttaaattaattatattcgtATTTATTATGTTTGTAATTTTCATCCACATataataagatataagatataagatatattAGTATTGTTTTAACTATGATATGGAGTATAAAATAAGAATATTTAttacataattatatttatatagcagattattacaaaaataatatttaGTGTATAATCATGAAAAATCTCGTTTAGGCTCGCGAATTTGTTCGAGCTCGAGATATGAAGCTCGAGCTCGGGCTCATTTACTAAACAAGCTTTAAAATAAGTTCAAGCTTGAACCCGAACTCGTTTACACTCGATTTGAATCGAACTTTAAACGAGTCGAGCTACTCGTGAGTTTGAGGGTTTAATATAAACAATGAGGGTTTCTTATGATTTGTATGATTTGACTCAGAACCGAAATTTTCAAATTTGTATATCATGAGAGTTTGGCCAATCACATTgcatattttattttaaaatttttcttaaTTCTCTTCCTTcatataattgatattgatataatttataattaataataaattaataattgatattgatattatatattttgcctaattttttttttcgtttacaAGTCTAGCATTGCTTCTAATTAACTTTATAacctataatttaatatatatatatatatatatatatatatatatatatatatatatatatatatatatatatatatatatatatatatatatatatatatatatgtgtgtgtgtgtgtgtgtgtgtgtgtgtgtggagttAAAAGAAagtattatattaattttttccgAAATGCCGGCTATATAAACACGAAAGAGCCAGAAAAGGGGCTCAACCCAATACAAGCACGAAGAAACTCGACACTATCTATATAGAGACACCCAACATACTAGAATCACCCAACttattatattaattaactttatAATTGAAAAGTTACGTGATTAATGAATAAaagttaaatatatatgtttatatatcaaaATTTATAGTTAAATAAGCTTAAAAGTTAATATTTTAATGAATTACTGaataactagtgaaatgatccgtgatatcacgggtttgtttaaacaaaacagttcaatgatatattttaggtattaagtaaatgtaaatgttaaattcatttagtttaatgacatgTGGAAACACGAATTCCAACTAaaaaaacttgtcgttgtttttacaaacatattgatgtacttaacttggtccgTATATAACCCGAAAATAATATCCAATATTGTTTGTAACTTTGAAAATCGAAGTAAAACTTACTACAGTACATttttttgtacaaaaatatatactccgtatatcttATCTTTATCGAAcgaaaaaaataatactaaaactTAACCTTTTGTTTCTGTTCATCTTTTACACCTCACACACCAAGAAAATCCCTGAGGTTTATTTATTTAAATCTAATATATATACACTCCGTATAATATGTTACATATCTTTAATTAGGAAAGACTTAAAGATATTAGAATAAAAACATAACCTTAATATTTCGACCAAAAATACTTCAACAGAAAGAtcacattttaaaaatattatttgtttttatgttgtttttctgatttttagttaagtaattaatatataaaataataatgacatcattatttAAGTGATTAAATAATTAATTACTATAAGTACAATTTTTCTTTAATAACAAAATTCttaagattaatgacatcatctaagtgagctgaatttttttctttttatttttgattttttcttaataaatgaattagcctaataatgacattatcattataggatttaatagaaactatagatataataattaaaattatgataTTTAAGTAAATACGAGTTTACTAAATGGTGGTTAAgaattttttgtcgaaaattactttTATAAACAAGAGAGTTGCCCCCAATTAAATTACATAcatttttttctcttttttatAATTCCCTTCCTACACATGATTTTACACTTCATTTtgtatataatttttcttttatgtttttgtaagcatataatataataattactatttgaAGTATATAAATGGTCATATTTAAACTTAATTTAATGATCACTAGTAGTTTTCAAAATCTAACTTATGATATTGTAAATACTTACAAAATTAGATAATTGGGATGGATCATCATCTGACTTCATATCTAAGTAAGCTTATATCTTTGAACACAATCTACCAATTGAGATATGATATTCCGTACGTTGCATCATACAATGCTGATTAATTTAAGGTAAACACTTTTTAGTTATTTATACCAAAAAAAgcatttatacattttaatttaaatGAATGTCAAATAATTCAATGTGAGAGGTTTGTTATTAATGCACATATTTGATATGTTCGGATTTATTATTTAGGCTTATTCATATTATTTGGTGTGATTGAGTTAGGTTTGGTTAGCGTTATGTAGTTTGTTTGCTTTTGTTTTGGTCATTTAAGTTAGTAGTAGCCCGGTTTAACTCGATTATAGATAGTGGTTGCTCGCTGCATTTTTTCGGTAGCAATGTTTTCTAGTCTCGAGCCTAATCGTTTTATATTGGATCTTATCATTTTTGCCTCTTTCATCTTTCGATGAACTTGTCTTACTTATATGGGTTTCGTTATTTTTTTATCAAAATCAATAAATATTTTTTTTCCCAGCTTTAACATCATGTGAAAATTTAAAGATAACTAGTTTAGAAATCAATCTCAAAAAACTAACATAAACTCACATTATGAACTCAGATTTCTACCGCATGCTCAAATTTTGATCAGAAAGTCAAATAAAGGTCACATAATCACACAAGTAAAAAGAAGTTCTATAACCTAGAACTTCTTTGTACTTGTGTAAaaagaaacaacaacaacaacaaaatccaataccaCACAAGTGGGGTGGTAATAACCCTAGTTCCTCCGAAAACTTTGGGGCGATTTTACGGCGCAACATTTTGATCAATTGCTTAACATTCAATCTGTTTCTGTGGTTCGTTTGAGGCCATGGGTAAGAGTTCGGGTGGCAATAACATGAAGAAGAAGGCTCCCCAATCTGTGTCAAAGGTCTTGCGTAGCCGAACGATTGGGGTCGATGAAAAGGTAGATGTGGCAGATGATGCATCGTCTAAACGGGATATGGTGGAGGTGACTGCCGTTAGTAAAGAGGATGTCGATCCTTTATCAAGTGGTAACGTTGAAGGGGTTGGGATGATTGATCCCGTGCAGTTTAATATGGATGACGTGTATGAACAGGTGAATGATAATATTAGTGTGCACTCGATTAATATGTCGTCTAATTCTGGGGATGATACAGGTCCGGTGGAGGGGGATCAGAATCAATCTAAGCCAAAAGTGCAGGTAACTGGTGAACCTTTAAAATCCTACGTGAATGTTCTAAGTGGTGCTCAAGGCAAAAAAACAAGTGAACTTTCGTGAATTTAAGGAGCCATGTTTGATGGATGATGATGTAGATGTTGTGATTCCATTGTCTTCTgtaaaggaggctgtggaaaaatatCAAAACACTCTTTATGGGTATTTTGTTGGGAATAGAATGGCGTTTCCAGTGGTAAAAAACTATGTTTCGAATGTGTGGAAGAAGTACGGTCTAGATAAAATTATGATGAATGATAAGGGGTTCTTCTTCTTCAAGTTTGAGACGGAGAAAGGGCTAAGGGACGTTTTAGAAAATGGCCCATGTATGATTTGGAACAATCCTATTATCTTGAATAAGTGGTCAGCAGACATCTCATTATCTAAGGAGAATGTGACAAAAATTCCTGTGTGGGTGAAGTTATATGATGTCCCATTGGCGGGGTTTACCGAGGATGGGTTGAGTGCAATTGCAACTAAGATTGGGCGGCCTATAATGTTGGATTCATATACGAGCACTATGTGTATGGAGTCATGGGGTCGTCCTAATTATGCTCGGGCTATGGTGGAGGTATCGGCTGAGGCTGACTTGAAAGATTCAATCCGGGTTGCTACTCCAAGTTTAAATGGAAAAGATCGTATTATTGATGTAATTCGGGTAGTGTACGAATGGAAACCGCCGCGTTGCTCTTGTTGTCGGGTGTTTGGCCATGCGGATGCTAAGTGCCCTCTTAATGTGCCCGTGGTGGTGGATACTCCGAAAGTTGGTGGGGATGGTTTTCAACTTGTAGGGAAAAAGAATGACAAGAACAAGATCCCAGAGGTCCATTAGAAGGCTAAAGGTGGGTTTCATACGGGAAAGAATAAACAACAGTTTGTTTATAGGCCTAAATTAAATGTTGAAAATAGGGATGGGGTTAACAAACCTAAACAGGCTGTTGGGGTTGGCACATCTAACCAAAGTGTTGGGGTTGGCACATCTAAACATACTAGTGGGGCTGGTGAAGCAAACCAAACTGAAAGTTAGAAGGAAGAATATCAACATCTTAATATGTTCTCGGCTCTAAATGGGTTAGAGGAGGATATCAACGATGGTGATGAATGTGATGTTAATGCAAACATGGATGAAACATGTGACTTCATGGCACACAAAGATCCGGTGGGTGCAAGCACACCCAGTACATCGGTTCTCAATGTTTAGCATCGCTTCGTGGAATATTAGGGGTTTGAATCGTGTCCCCAAACAAAACGAGGTCATGGAGGTTGTTAATGGTAATAAATTGTGTGTGTGCGTGCGATTCTTGAATCTCATGTTATTATTCATAAACTTAGTGTTATATGTAATAAAGTGTTCCCTAATTGGCAATGGTCATCAAATAGTAATAAATGCCAAGGAGGTACGAGAATCATTATGGGTTGGGATCCATCTATGGTAACTGTTATGGTGTTATCGATGTCATACCAGGCTATTCATTGTTTGCTTGAGTCTGTCGCTGATGGTAAATGTTTCTATACGTCTTTTATTTATGCTCATAATCGGTATATTATGAGAAGGCCGTTATGGACAGAATTATCAATGCATTCTTCATTTGTGGGTAGCCATCAGTGGGCTATTCTCGGTGACTTTAATGTTTCTTTGGAAGTTGATGAATCGTCTAGTGGGTCGTCGAAGGTTACATTGGCTATGAGGGAGTTCAAGGATTGTATCGAGGGTATCCGTATGACTGATATCAATCGTTCAGGGTTCCAGTTTACGTGGAACCAACGCCCGAATGCTAGAACTGGTATCTTGAAGAATATTGATCGGGTTATGGTCAATGATGCGTTTCTTAATGATTTCTCTAATGCTTTTGCTCTATTGGAGCCTTATAGAATCTCGGATCATTGTCCTGCAATATAGAAGATTCCGAGTAATATTAGGTCAAAACCTAAACCGTTTAAATTTTGTAATTTTATTACAAAGAATGAGGATTATGCAGATACAATTCATAAGGGTTGGATGGTTGAAGTTCAAGGCTGCCATATGTTTAGAGTCGTTAACAAACTCAAAGGTCTGAAGAAGCCTATTCGAAAACTCACTTGGAAACGCGGTAACTTGCACAAAAGGGTTATAGAACTTCGTGATAAGTTGGATGCAGCCCAGCGTAATCTGGATATGAACCCGAACTCCGTGGATATTCGAGAAGCTGAAGCTGAATGCCTTCGAAATTATAATGAAGCTTTGATTGAGGAAGAGATGTTCTTGAGGCAAAAAGCAAAGATAGATTAGTTAAGAGTTGGTGATTGTAACTCAAAGTATTTTCATAGTGTGGTTAAATCTAGAACTAACAGAACTCATATACAATCGATTGAAGATAATGATGGTGTTCGAATTGATGGGGTTGGAGTTACCGatttttttgttaagcattatgagGCGTTCTTAGGCACTTCCCAGCTTGCAAACGAGCTAGACGCTCAAGTTTTCGAAAACAAAATATATCTGAGGCAGCGTTGCATATGATTAGGGAAGTCACTTATGACGAGGTGAAGATGCTATATTTAATATTGGGTCAGAAAAATCGCCTGGACCGGATGGGTTTAATGCGGAATTTTTTAAAACGTCGTGGAATATTGTTGGTGAAGATGTGACTAAAGCAGTGATTGATTTCTTCAAAAATGGAAAACTTCTAAAGCAGATTAATCACACAATTATTACCCTTATCCGTAAGGTGCAGTCGCCTAGTAAGGTTACTGATTATAGGCCTATTTCTTGTTGCAATGTTCTCGATAAatgtattagtaaaattatcacgaATCGCATCAAAATGAGCCTTTATGAGGTGGTGGGTTGTAATCAATCGGCATTCATTCCCGGAAGGAGGATTTCAGATAACATTCTTCTTACGCAGGAATTGATGAAGGACTATCATACGAATAGGGGTGTTGTGAGTTGTGCATTTAAGGTGGATATCCATAAAGCGTATGATACTGTTGACTGGGGTTTTTTGGAGTGTGCTCTGCGGTGTTTTGGTTACCCGGATACTATGGTTAAATGGATCATGACGTGTATCTCGTCTACTTCCTTTTCAATTGCAGTTAACGGGGACCTCCATGGTTACTTTAAAGGTAAGCGGGGTCTCAGGCAA
Proteins encoded in this region:
- the LOC139863372 gene encoding uncharacterized protein — translated: MFSALNGLEEDINDGDECDVNANMDETCDFMAHKDPAIHCLLESVADGKCFYTSFIYAHNRYIMRRPLWTELSMHSSFVGSHQWAILGDFNVSLEVDESSSGSSKVTLAMREFKDCIEGIRMTDINRSGFQFTWNQRPNARTGILKNIDRVMVNDAFLNDFSNAFALLEPYRISDHYTIHKGWMVEVQGCHMFRVVNKLKGLKKPIRKLTWKRGNLHKRVIELRDKLDAAQRNLDMNPNSVDIREAEAECLRNYNEALIEEEITNRTHIQSIEDNDGVRIDGVGVTDFFVKHYEAFLGTSQLANELDAQVFENKIYLRQQKSPGPDGFNAEFFKTSWNIVGEDVTKAVIDFFKNGKLLKQINHTIITLIRKVQSPSKVTDYRPISCCNVLDKCISKIITNRIKMSLYEVVGCNQSAFIPGRRISDNILLTQELMKDYHTNRGVVSCAFKVDIHKAYDTVDWGFLECALRCFGYPDTMVKWIMTCISSTSFSIAVNGDLHGYFKVMEVLSLLLQKRLKEGSIFRFHPKCEKLKIINLCFANDLFLFSHANVDSVRVIAESLNEFKLCSGLVSSMTKSTVFFANVSQWLKEVILAILPFEEGKLPVKYLGVPLVSSSLLYRDCRVLVDRVKSLMRGFLWCQGELSRGKAKVKWSTICLPKDEGGLGVKLLKEWNIALMVSHIWRLITNKHSLWVKWIHEYRIKGMSFWDAPCVAGASVGWRKLLAIRGIVRDRFIIQIGDGRMAFAWHDTWSDNGPLISFISNRDITRAGFSIQAKVHDICVDRMWTWLNEWVVKYPLLSNMSAPSFVDSPNKSRWRNYNGDLQDFYVGAVWESIRHHQGKVPWYNIVWFANCIPKHAFITWLLMGKKLKMQDKLQTWETRYHSGISSVCSLCSQVADSHSHLFFECSFASQIWNYSKSLSNVAMGGSQWQDVVACIGQMAAQKTSHLIVAKLLFGASVYFIWQERNRRLFF